TTTTTGGAAGTGACCGTACTCATGATCGGAGTTGTCCCACCTGAGGTAATCTGTGTAAACTGAGGTCCGTGagttatttctttttcagtcagAATGCAGACCTTGTCCTTCCTGTATGCTGAAGATTCTGGAATTTCCTAGATCTTTTTCAACCAGCGGTTGAAAACTCCCAGAAGCCTGTTCTAAGGCGATGTTTCTACCATGGCTGTCTTATGAACATTGCTGGAAGTCACTTGGAAATTTAGTTAACTGATCCAAAGAGAAGACCAAAGGACTTTGGTTAACCATTCTGCTAGTCATGAGGAAAGCCTCTTGTCTTCTTATCCAAAGGCCCTGGCAACAAGCCTTGCATCTCTGGAATCCTACTAACACCACCACAGACTTGTAGAACTCTTCTGATATGTACATTGGGGTTTCCAAATACTTTCCTAGTCTCCACCAGGCAAAATATAGTATGACACATATTTGAGAAAAATGTCATTGTTAAGACTACTTTGATGGAAATGCTTTTAGGATTTCTCAAGATTGATGCCTTTTGACTCACAACTGGAAATGACTGCATGGGTCATGTCTGGGTATTATTTAGAAGGGAGATATATCTTCTCTGGAAGCTTGTGATGGTATCCTTACTCAAGCCTCACATGTCTTCTGGCCAGATTAAGTTACATTTGGAGTAGAATCCCTGCTACCTAAAGGGTGGCCAGTGCCTTAAGCTTAATTCCAAgtggcagaaggaaaaaaaaaatctacctttgGGATCAAATTTGAATTCCAATCAAAGAAGGCTCATAATCCAAACATCCAACTTTGTTACTGAAGCACAAGGTTTTGATTTTTGCTAAAAGGCCAAAGGATCCTCCTGAATCCTCAACATCCGCTGAGATGGTCCCCAAAAAGCTTCAGCAAGTAGAAAATGAGAGAGTCTATGTGTGGTTCACCCAGACAGAGTCCAGGCAGGCAAACTGTTCCTTCTCTGAGGCCTCTGCTGTCTGTCTTAAGCCCTAAAGGCTTtgctcctcccagccagtgtttccATTCAATATAAGTCCCAACTAATTTTGGCTTCTGTAGCCTGTCAAGCTCCCATTTCATATTAGGCAAGGCAGAGGTGGGAGGTAGAAGGAAGTGGGCAAGTCATGGTACAAAAACCTGCATCAGAGCTTTGAATTGCAGCATGAAAGGCTCTTGAGCAACCCAGAAGAATGAGAACAGGTGTGGTCCTTCTCCGGCTCAGGAGCTCCTCCAGCCAACATGACTTCTCTGGAGGTCCTCTGGGGGCTTCTCTGGAGCCTGAGCTTTTTAATTATCTGTCAGGCTCAGGAGAGCAGATAGATTTGGGCAGAATCCAAGGGGGCTGTTCAGGTAACTCAGCTCAGGTAAGCTTTTTGAGACAAAGGAAATGCGTGGGTGACTTTTATTGTTTTCCGGTCACAAGAAACAAAACATAGATATGCTATTTGAATATGCTCTAATTTGGGCTATGGAACCTTTGATAAGCCATTTGAGTTCTGAGGGGTTCAGTgttctcctctttaaaaaaagattggagTTAATGATCTGAGGAgtgtcttccagttctaaaattcagCAAGCCTCTTCTAATGGGCAGAGACGTAAGGTAAATGGTAAATAGGTCATGCCTCTTTCCTAAGTAACTTATGATTACCTTTAATGTCACAAgttggtttaaaaagcagaaatggtcaGTGTTCAAAGAATCCAAACACCACGTCTGGTGATTTCTGTTCCCCTTCATTAGGGGTGTGTTGGTAAACTTTTAACAAccagatctctgaagaaaaaaaaagcctatgcaccttaaaatttaatctgcatcattcatatcttctccatcattttcttaagtctaaataatCAGCAGAATAGTTGTCAAGCTGTGATTTGTAGCTTTTGCTGgtttccaagatgtaaatgctcGTGCGGTAAAGTGACAGTAAACGgcttagagctggctccagcacatccttTTTCATAGTGAAGAGgacattttcatgcttctttggAGACTGTGATGCCTTCACAGCTGAATTGCCCAATGTTGATTTCAAAATTATTATAGAATTTAGtttgtttttctaaatatattttagaCACTCTGCCACATAAAGAGCTCAAGGTCCAGTGAACAAATTTTGCATTAAATCATGTGAGGCTGAATAGGGTTGCAGGAAGCTGGGGTGTTTTTGGAGCCTACCTTTCCCTCTAGAGCCAATCAGTGAATCGTTGCGCTGATGTTCACTGGATACTTATGGACAAATTCgaaagaattcaaatatgggAATTAACATTAAAATCTCAGCTTTATAATATGGAAAAACAGCAGGGGGCTGCAGTATCATCGTACTATGTAATTGGATTACTTGTAAATGTgatgtattttaaaatgatgagaagtgcctttcattctttttcattgttgTGTCTAGATATTTAACTTGAATTAAATTTACAATACAGGAACAGacaccctcccctttctcccaaaCAGTATTGTTGACAGAGCAGGAAGAGCCTCATAGGGAGGAGAAATCACTTTTCTGGCCAAATATAGATTTGATTTCTCCTCCGAGAGCCCTCCTTTAAGTGAGAGCATTGTTTAGGTGAAGAAGTTAAGTTTGCCGGAAGGTAGTAAGGTAGGTAAGAGTGGGGAGAATCTGATGTTGGAATGGGAGTGAGTGCAAGTGAAGACGTGATTGTGAAactaaggaaaaaaaggaagtttgTATTCTTTTATTTGCAAATTATTCACTGGGGAATTAGCAGGGCTTCTTCTACTCTTTCCTTTTCTAGCCAATCTGATTTTCTGAAAGAGCCCAAAAAAGGCAGCCTAGGGCAGTAGGACACTTGGGCTTAGTTTTGAGCAAATGTGGACCAAAGGACCAATAATGTGTTCCTATGGGAACCTGGGCTCCCTCTGCAGTCATTGCTTAGCTATTTAGAACCCATTCATTCAGAAATGCCTCTGGAAGGGCCAATTGCTttgtctttcattcattcaaagtggTTTTCCCACTGTCTATTTGTTAAACGATGACTTCAAAGGTTGGCCATGTTGACCTGCTAAAAATGTACACAAGAATGGCTGAGTCATTTATTTGTATCTTAGAGGAGATACTGGTTTCCTTTGCGACTGTTTATACTTTTAAAGATTTTGAGGGGAAAGTATGTCCAGCAATCTTCCAGTCTTAGGAAACTCAGAATGTTGTTTCACAAAAACTGTGATTTGGTATCTGtggtcttcctcttctctcctttccaccccaccccatttGCTTGTTACTTTTTCATTTAACAATAAATTATCTGAAATATAACTCCAGGgatgtctctttttctttctttttaaaatgagactATTTAGCTATGGAAactaagagaaattaaaaatgctACTTGGCCATTCTGAGAGGAATGGCCCCACTTCTATTCTAATGAGTCACTTTTAGGGACCCCAGTACTTCAGAGGGAGTGCTCATTGATAAGATGACCAAGGGGgtaagaagaaattgaaggaatgaataTGGGTTTAatagtcaaaggacctgggcttaaattctgcttctgatgcttATTACCAATGTAATGTTTGGGGTCAGGATAGCTGGGTTCTAGAGATAGCTGtcacttcccttccctgggcctcagtttcccccctcaaatgagagggttggattataTGACTTCAGaggttcctctctcctctgtgATCTGGTGTAGTTTACCTCCTGCATTGAGAACCATTTCAAACCAGAGAATGTGGAAGCTAGATTAACTGGTCCAATCACCTGTTGttacaaagggggaaactgagtttGAGAGCGAGGAAGTAGCAACACTAGCACTAGAATTCACATCTCCAGACACCTAGCTCTGGATTCTACTACATCTTGCCACCAGTTGTATGAGTTTGGGGCTGTTGATGTTTAGAACTTGTGATTTTGTGAGTGTAGGGAAAtattggtgaggaaactccttccaccattGTAGGTCAGGTGAGCCTCACAGGACACTGAAAagtccagggtcacttagctagtgtGGCAAAGGTGGGGCAGgaccaggccttcctgattccaaagctcCCTATCTACTCTACACACTGCCTCTCTGAGGTATAACATCCCCCAAAGTATTTGAGAAGCAAATTATTCGTTAAAATCTGGGCTTTTGTCTGATTCAAATGTGAAATCACCTTCATTAACAtactggaatatatatatatatatatatgtatatatatatatatatatatatatcttcaatAGGGCCCCATTGGTTACATAATTGAGggtacatctttattttttaaaatggaaatgcaCACCCCAGAAAGGCTTCAGACAActgattttcaaagaactttggggttttttggaaGCATCTTTTCTTCTGGGACACGTTTTCATCCTTTGTATTTGGGCTGTTTACCTCAGTGAAGATGCTGGGTGCCTATAAATTGGTGAGAAATTGAGAGAAGAGAATTATTCTTCTGCCTTCCAGAGAGGACACATGGAGGTTCCAAGGTCACAACCCAAGTATGTGATAAAGCATTGGACTGAAAattaggagatctgggttcaagtcttaatGGAACTGTAGCAACATAGGGAGCTGTTTTAAATGATGTCtggtccctttcagttccaaCACTCACTGAactgtggggtgggggagaatgtCATTCTAACTAACCGTGACCCTTTCCAGTACTTGGTTACTTTGACAACGTTGCCAGGTTTTGAGACACCACTGTAACAAATAACCTTGACTGCAACCAAGTTGATGGTTTATGACCCCTTCCTTCCAACAGAGGTAACCCTGAGATTGGCTTCCCAATCTTTTGGAAAGGGAAAGTTTGTCAATGGAGTTCATagcttgcccccccccccccactgcctCCAAACTGTGGTGTAGCATTAAAAAGGTGTATTATGAATTCAAGTGAATTCAAAGAAGCacagacttttatgaactgatggagTGGAAGAAGCAGTACTAGGAAAAGCATAGCatcatggtatggtggaaagagccttggctCTTTTGATCAGagttccagacctctcagcccagcTTGAACACCTTCGTAACCTGGGTTAAGTCACTTtgtctctgcttgcctcagtttcctcatctgtaaaatggtgattatgacagcacctatctcccaaatgagacatttgtaaaatgcttagcatggtgcctgacgcATGGTAAGTACTGCATTAACGTTAGCTATTTTTACTATTATCGGCTGCTTGAGAGGCAAAACGGTAGAGAGGCGGTTTCAGAGTTGAGAAGTTCAACATTCTCtgttgtgtgactctagacaagttcTTTCACATATGAGGTCTCTTGAGGTTAAATAAATAGTTGAAGAGTAGAAGGGATTTCCTCCCTTGGGTTTCCCTACaaccatgaaatcacaggtctggggTAGTAGAGGGTGAGATCTGCGTACTTAATCCCATGCTATTCTGTACCATTGCTTAATTTTTTATCTAGGTCATGTCTTATATTTcagttagattgtaaactccttgaggagaggggCTTTTGTATCCTCCGGAACACCTAGCACAGATGCTCTCACATACTGGAGAAATGGTGTCTGAATGAGTGGATAGTAAAGTATAACAAGTGgtcatttttctccatttatatACCTCTTCTGTTTTGCTGGAAATTTACCGTATCACTGTCATCAAGGGTCTAGAAAAAGGGTTGTTTCTAAGGGAAGCAGTGTTACTGTGGAGgtcatgagtttgaatcctgtttcaGTCACtatgatcttgggcaggtcacttagtctgtttgcctcagtttataacagcacctacttcacagggttgttatgagggttaaataagataataaacgtatgctaagtgctttgaaaatatctttgttcagtcatgtctctttgtgaccccagcaaggatacaggagtggtttgccatttccttctccagctcatttaacaaatgaggaaactgaggcaaacaggatcaagtgatttgctcaggatcatactgctagtgtctgaagcgggaattgaattcaggttttcctgactccaggcctggcactcaatatatccactgcaccacttaacctTGAAAATACTagaacaccatataaatgttacgctgctgctgctgttcttTTTGGTATTTCTGCTGTGCTTTTAAATACTCTCATAAGTATTTTTTCAAAGAACATTTAATTGTCAAGATTAAATTCCCTTGAATGGGATTTTTAGGTAAACCTCATGTTGAAGGAACTAATAGTaaagtggacagaacactgggtcTATGgtctgtttgcctctatttcctcaactgtaaaatgggcatagtatcagcacctacctctcagggtgtTATGAAGATCAGAGAGCATTTGTAACTgtcagataaaattttaaaagcacttagcatgctgtctggcacataatatgtgctatataaatgtttagtgcctttcctcctccaattacatataagatcataggatttggcatggggtggaaactgaggcccagagaggtagaaGGTAGTTGCCCAAGGTGCACACCCATAGGTGGGTGGATCCCAGACTTGGTGCTCTGACTGCATGGCTGAGGCTGGTCATATGCTATGTATCATACTGTCTCTCATCATGACAAGTGGTTTACAACAGAGATGTGGAATCTGTGACCTCGAGGttacacatggccctctaggtcctcaagtgcagaagGCCACAAGTAACCTTGTCACCACAGATTCTCCATCTCTAGTTTAGTCCATTTCCAGTGTGTCTGTAGCACTACCAGATTCCAGGGAAGCAGGTTATAGGATAGTCCTTAAATGAtagaaggacaaacacatcctCGGCACCATCTGGTCTCTGTGAGGGTGAACAAGAGAGAATCACTTGCATTGGGCTAGACTGAAGAAAATCAGAGTTTGACTAATGAAATTCAGTGGGTCCACTACAAGTGCTTccattttttggtttgttttgttctttATAGAGAAGTGGTTTTATTTTGGCACATAACATATTTTGTGGAGAGGAGAGATTAAGTATCTGTCCTCTTCAGGGTTGGCCTGCTTTCCatcatttaattttctctctctctgtctcacacacacacacacacacacacacacacacacacacacacacacacacacacacacacacacactctctctttctctctctctctctctctctctccctgggaTCAGGATAGATTTGCCAAAGCAGAAGAAAGTTTCTGCTCAGGTACATTGGATGTTGCTAATTCTGGAGAGGGTAGGATCTTGGGCGTTGTGTTTCCACCAAGGAAATAACTGAGGGAATCCACCTTCACTGCCTGTTGTTTGCTGTTTGTGTGGTTCTCTGGGTCTGGAAGTACTGAGACTTTCTCATTAGCCACTTCCGGAACACTTGGAGTTGGGCAGAATCCTTCCAGAGCTGAAAGTCGATAACGTTTTCTTCTGTTGAGTTTATAGATGCGGATTCGTTCTTCCTCTGCTACTGGGTCTTCAAGGACGCCTTCCCAGCGGAGACTCTCATTGATCTTGGTGGAAAGGCTCTCTTCTACTTCAGCTGAGGAAAAGGCAGCATTTCCGGAGGAGGAATAAGAGAGatgtttgttttcctctttctctcttttagtcTCTTTCATAGACTCTAGTTTGGAGCTAGGGTCTTTGCTGGAACCTAAAATGTcatgagaggaaaagagaggctgAGTCTGTTCTGTTGTACTAGAGCAGATCAACTCAGTTTGTCAGTTACCCTGAAGAGGAGTTATTGAGGCTAAATGAACCAACCCAGTACCCATCACTCACAAGAATTCCTTGGGCACCTTAACGTTCAGTGAAAAAGCTCCCAACACAGCGGGGGCTTCCAACCATGTTTCTGTGGCTGAAGCTATACAGAGGTTTTGTCTTAGCATACCTGGGATCAGCGTTGGGAATAGGTAAGCAACGTTTGCACGTTTTCTTGTATACCAAAGGTAGAACAGTGTGCTATTTAGAATGGAGAGATATcagaataagaatttataaaacTCTCCTAACTTCACCTAAAGTACTAGAATTATGCCAGAGTGGGAAGTCTTTGTattattgaattagaaaaaaaaaattaatgggacTTCAGgactatgtaatatatattttaaatgatataaaaacTGTGGGCATTTTCATCAGCTGATCCTAGGAGACAGAAATGCTAAATAACCATTTAGGATTGTGGTTGAAGATTCTCCAATCCTCTGCTTTTGGAAAACCATCATGGGGGTTGGGGGACCTATGAGTCACTCCCAAGGCAACGTTTAAAGAAAGTCTAagctaagaaaaaaagagaaaaagatgacaaATGTCACGATGTGGATTTACTGATTGCATGAAAAAGCCATTCTCATCTTGCTGCCACTACCCTTCCTGAAATGTAGTCTATATATGCAGCCAAGTGGGGAGGGGCTGGTCCTACTGGAACCATCTCTCCTTTTGCTGTGTCTACATAGCTAATGTGAGCATCTCTTTGAATCCCTCCATAAGAATCCCTTCAAGTGCTAAATTCTGGAGCTGGGCAGGGAGTATGGGGTGAGCAACACAGCTCAACAGCACCAACCCAGAGCCAAAGCCTAAAGCATCAAAGTAGCTTTCACTTGTATTTACACCCAAGCTTCCTGTGAACAAGTTAAGGACAGCCACCAagtcttcttatttttaaatggaaaagaactCTTTGTATCAGTGGGTGCTCAAAACATGTTGTGATGACGGCAGCTCTGCAGACTGCCCATTTTTGgatgaggagtgtgtgtgtgtgtgtgtgtgtgtgtgtgtgtggtggggagatgtgtgtgtgtatacttgttTCTGTGAGTGTACCTATATCTATTTGGGAATGGGGTATTTCCGCTATCTATATATGTAGGAGTATGTGTAGGGTATGTTTTGCAAGTTGTCTGAATATGAGTGTATGTGGTGGCAgctatgtgtgtgggtgtatatgtCTGTTTTGTGGGCAGCTAGCTGTGTCTGGAAAGGAATGAGAGTGTATGTGTATCTGCAGATAACAGAGAGACTGCCAAATCTGAGCAAGTAAGTATGTGTAGGAAGGTGTCTGTGGATTTAGGTGCATATGTCTGGGGATGCcttgtgtggggtgtgtgtgtgtgtgagtgcatgtctatatatatatgtatatatataatatgaccATGTACAGTATCTGTGTGTGTTTAAGGGCTGTCTATATGTATGAGTATTTGAGACTGCATGTGGGAAAGGAAGTGGTATCTAAGTGTATGGGCAGGATATTTATTGGGATGTAGCTTTATTTTTAATTGGTATGTATTTGGGGAGTGCATACATGTTTTAGTATGGTGTATATATATTCCGGGTGTGACTTTTGGGTGTATTTTCTGGGAGAAGTCTTAGAGACTTGTATTAAAGTATTTAACAGAAATGTTGTCCTTTAAATGCTCGGTGATACTGAAGGAGGGACTTGATTTCTCCTGCTTAGCCTCAGTGGTCTAAGTAGGAGCAATGGGGATGAATCCCCAGAGTGACAAATTTAGGGTAGATTGTGgcagaaaacaaaaaaccaacttcATAATGATGAGAGCAACACCAAAGTGTTGGTATATAGCACAGGGATAGCAACCATGTTTGTTGGTTGATGGAGACTGGAGGTCTTCCATCAAAGACTGGATGATTATTTCGTGGGTATATTATTGAGGAGacttttttttcagatgtggTTTCCACTAGATGGTCATTGAGGGTCTCTTACGACTTTGAGATTTTGTAATTAGATATGTCACACGTCATTAGACTTAGAGGTGGAaatgaccattttacagatgagggcactgaggcaaagagaagttaaatgacttccccagggaaGCATAGTTAATAAGGTTCCCAGGAAGAATTGGAatcttaagtcttcctgactcctaggccaGGCTACAACCCTGTCTCACTATACCATGTTTTGGGGATGTTTTTGGAGTGGTCTAGAGAGGTTTGTGTATGGTTGTGGCtcttcatgtgtgtatgtatgtggatgtCTGGAATTGTGTGTGCTGAAGGGTTGGACAGGAATCCCCAGTATGTTGGGGTAGATGGGGGGTGCCCTTCACCAACCATCCTTTCATCCCCCTTGTCTCTTTCCTGAAGGCTCgcctcctccctctgcctcttaCTACCTGTAGGACCTTGGGTAAgactccctgagcctcagtttcctcatttgtaaaatagagggTCCCTTCAGATCTAGACATAGCCCCTCCCCCTTGACAATTCCCTCAgcctgccccgccccctcccctctccaatccccAGGCCCTGCCTGAGCCACGCCCCCTTGAGAGCTCTCTTACCTGCCCCACCTTCTCTGATCCCCTACGTCGTCTCCGCCTCTTTGACCCAATCCCCTTGTaggccccgccccgcccctccaGGACACGCCCACCTCCAACCCCCGCCCCCCCGTTGACCCCGCCCCTGCCCCGCTCACCATCCCCTTTGCCAGAGGCCTTGGCCAGCCCGGTGGCCGAcgccttcttcttctttttcttcttcttcaccttCCGCCGGCTGGTCTCGGGCACGCAGCCGGAGATGGGCGGCAGCCGGGCCACCTGGAAGGCCTGGGGGACGGCCCCCCGCTCCTCGTCGTCCTCTTCGTCGTCCTCGTCGCACTCCTCGCCGGCCCCCGGCCCCCCACGTCCGCCTCGGACGTTCATCCCGCCAGGCCCGACTGCCCGGGGCCGGGCGGGCTCCAGCCAGACCCGGTTCAAccgcgccgccgccgccaccactGCCGCCTCTGGGGACTTCGCCTTGGCCGCCCGCGGCCGCTCCGGCAGCCTCCCCACGCGTCTCCATGGCGACGTCTAGGTCACGCCCCCTTCGCCGCAGTGACGTCGCCACCTTAACCCACCCTCCTCCGAGCCTCCCTCGGGCGCATGTGCGTGTGCGCCTGCGCGCCCGCGAGTGCTCCTGGACTTCTGAGTCCCGAGAGTGGGCGGGGACCTTAGGGGGCTTCCCGGCCAGCCCCTTCAtctttacagatagggaaaccgaggcaggtcaggtcagaggggactAGCACCCTGGAGtccagagctggaagtgaccctCAGCTCACCGggtcaaccctttcattttacagatgaggaaactgaggctggagatgACGCACAGTCCTGGGTCCCAACTGGCTGGTTTCCCTTCCTCCAGCTCCTCCTGTCCTCTCTGGTCCTTCAAGCGCACACCTGCCCAGGTGTCATTCCCAAAGTACAGATCCGACCGTGTCACTCCACGGGCTCTTGAATTTCTGAGATAAAACAAAACTCCTCCCTTTGACTTTTAAATAACGACAAcgataatagctgatatttataaaatatttaaggtTTGTAGGAGGtgtgtggcaggatttgaacgcagggcttcttgactccaagcccttcacaacctggctccaacgtATCTTTCTAGCTTTGTTATTTCCCTTTATAAACTCAGCTTGGCCAAACTCATGTAACGCCTGTGGCCACaacacattccatctcccatctccacgtCTTTGCATAGATTTTCCTACCCCCAACCCACCCCTGAGCTTAGAGTGCATTCGATCCTCCCCTGAGCCTCTTGGAAccccttggtttccttcaaggatCATCAAGCGCTACTtcttacaagaaacctttccttatCTCTCCAGCTTCTcacccccctcctcccctccagttACCTGATTTGTATTAATTAATTACACACACGGTGTTCCCCTGGTAGAAAGACAAATCCTTGAGAGCCGGACTATTTTCTTTAAGTGACTGAGATTTTTCCAGattttcacattttccctctatCCATTAAACCCCTCTACTTCTTTAAagttttgttgctatttttaaaaatgtatttgcaaCCTACGAAGGACATGCACTGACTCTAGTGactatgattatttttttatttttaaaaaaaagaagaatcctCTATTGGAGTCCAGGAAATGTCAAGCAATCTAGAAGAAGGTACCCAACAATCCCGGTGGACCTTCGGACTCCCCGTCATGAATTTATGGGAGAATATTGGCAAGAGACCCTACCTTCTGCAGGCAAGAGTCATATTCTAGGATGGGTAACTATGCATAGCCTGAACCCTAATAAGCATCAGTGGAAGGACCCAAGACAATGAGGTCTTCTCCTCTCCTATCTTATGTCTATTGAAGCATCAAAGAAAGTCATCATTAATGTTTGTGTTCTTTTACATCTACTTTTGGGGGTTCTGAATAACATCCTTATTTCTTTGTCGATCAAGTGCACTGGGATTTAACTAATGGAGATGTCTTCTCCATCAGTGTGGATGGCCCCCATCCATGCCTATCCCATGTGCTGATATTGCAAGGGTACCAATGGAATACCCAGGATGACCCTTTGCTATCACTGTTGTTGCTCAGGATCATCTCATCTTTTTCACTCCTACATTTCCCTGTTGATGTCCTTTACTCCAGTTCTTTGAAGTTTTGTGGTCTTAAGTTTCACCTCCTATCCCAGTCATCTTATCATCTGTCTGCCACCACTGTTCTGTTTCACCCCACCTGGACCTCTGGAGTCCATGTTCCCAATTCCAGGGAATGGAATTCTCCCATCTTGGGAGTTATCACCCTGGAGCTCTACACCAGTTGATAGGTGACTGAGTTTAAATCAGTCATTGAATCCATTGGCTGACTCTAGAAGCCAGGCCTCCACCAGTGCTGTTGGCCTGCTGTGCacttatcctcttcctccttctccaactctgctttctacctcttgctctgAGTGCC
The DNA window shown above is from Notamacropus eugenii isolate mMacEug1 chromosome 2, mMacEug1.pri_v2, whole genome shotgun sequence and carries:
- the LIAT1 gene encoding protein LIAT1; its protein translation is MNVRGGRGGPGAGEECDEDDEEDDEERGAVPQAFQVARLPPISGCVPETSRRKVKKKKKKKKASATGLAKASGKGDGSSKDPSSKLESMKETKREKEENKHLSYSSSGNAAFSSAEVEESLSTKINESLRWEGVLEDPVAEEERIRIYKLNRRKRYRLSALEGFCPTPSVPEVANEKVSVLPDPENHTNSKQQAVKVDSLSYFLGGNTTPKILPSPELATSNVPEQKLSSALANLS